The Mytilus galloprovincialis chromosome 11, xbMytGall1.hap1.1, whole genome shotgun sequence genome contains the following window.
atttaaattttagtttcttgtgtataatttggaaattagtatggcggtataaagacatcattcgtaaatatagctcaacatgcagacttcttatacgttcaggtatttcacatccaattttttatggaaatattctttataaagcacaaaggtgtcagtattcacctcataaacttacaaaacttttgaatagacttattaagaagggatataattacgatactgttgtcaagtcattaaagattgcatattttggcgttaatattgagtcactgataaggtctttgcgtcggaactaaacacatttattctaaaaacagttgttggcatgacacgggttatgttcttctcatatatgttatgatggtatgatactaaaccccttacggaaaggattgtgcctgatgttcatatgatgaaatcataatctttcagtcagtttaattgaagtctggagctggcatgtcagttaactgctagtagtctgttgttatttatgtattattgtcattttgtttattttctttggttacatcttctgacatcagactcggacttctcttgaactgaattttaatgtgcgtattgttatgcttttacttttctacattggttagaggtatagggggagggttgagatatcacaaacatgtttaaccccgccgcatttttgcgcctgtcccaagtcaggagcctctggcctttgttagtcttgtattatttaaattttagtttcttgtgtataatttggaaataagtatggcgttcattatcactgaactagtatatatttgtttaggggccagctgaaggacgcctccgggtgcgggaatttctcgctacattgaagacctgttggtgaccttctgctgttgtttttttttatttggtcgggttgttgtctctttgacacattccccatttccattctcaattttatcattgttAAATTTGAAGATTCAAATGACATTCGGATCCTGAAAATGGAAGTGTTAATAAAAGAAGATCAAAACAATAAATTGAAACCTTTCCTTGCAGTAAACCACCTACAGATTTTAAGAAGTTACAAATATTTTCACCCCTCCCCCCCTCCCGAATTATTGCAGGTGATATAATATCAAACTTCTAAATACTGAATATCTTTCACATCCAAACATAGAGCCCGTAAGCCATTATTTTCCAATATTTATTATCAATTACGAACAATTTATGTCGACATTAAATAGTTGTCGTCTCATAGCTTGCTATACATTTTTTCCCCAGTTTTGCTTATCGTTGTCGTTGAAGGCCATACATAGATTTAACGTCTGTTAGTCTAGAAATAGTTGCATTCTGGTTAATTATAgttaaaatgcacttctggcgaattaaaattttgaacttgttgccttttgttggctgctgttcgtgtgattctttgtcaattgtgttctccaatttatttatattgtagtcctgtggtgttgtgttgtcattttaattttatttttcacatggccattaaagtgcgaggtttggcatgccacaaaaccagattcaacccaccattttttcctttaaaaatgccctgtaccaaggcaggaatgtggccattattatattatagtttgtttctgtgtgtgtttctgtgtgtattacattttaacgttgtgtcgtttgttttctcttatttttgagtgtaaattcacattgcgataagacgtgtcacggtacttgtctttcacaaattcacgtatttggttttgatgttataattgtaattctcgtaggattttgtctgatgctcggtccgtttctgtgtgtgttacattttagtgttatgtcgttgttctcctcttatatgaaatgcgtttccctcggtttgggtttgttaccccgattttgttttttgtcaatggatttatgagttttaaacagcggtatactactgttgcctttgtatAGCGTATTTCTGAGTATTTGATTAAGtaaatcatgccacatcttcttatatctatttagaaAAGACTGATAACGTTACATTACATAGAAACCGGAACATGAAGGTGTtttgaaagcaaaaaaaatgATGGTATCAAGATTTCTGAACATAATGATAAAAATGgaatacagatattaagattttCTTGgtaatatatgtattttgttcaatcatgcataacaaaattgtgttttacaaaattgaacatgaaaagttttttaattttatctcaATATCTCTTAGAATGCCACCCTCCGTTAGAACTTTATCGCGTATATTCCCTCTAATTTGTGCTCTAATGTTTTCATCATCTTTATCGGATTTTGTTTGATTTGCGATGTGACGTAATCGCGTAAATTCGTCAAAGATAACTTTTTCAGCAATTTCTAGCATTCGATTAGTGTAATATTTCCCTTTAGCATTCTTTGTCATCTCGGTAATTATGGCAAAAAGATTGTCAATCTGTTGTGTTTTTTCATGTTCAGGTGCATCAGGCATATTGTTGAAAGCTATGCTCCGATAATGACATTTATTCAAAACTCTAAGAAAGAAGTTTGGCATCCTTCTGAGGAAATATTTAAATGTGACGTTTTGGTGATCAAGTTCATCCTTTCCTGTGAACAAAAAAATAACGTGGTTGAATAATTTCTCTCCAAATATATCCCTGATTTCTAAAAACGAGTTAATTTCTTCCTCTGTTACTCGATTTTTCAGGCTCAGGACATAAATGATTGCATGTGGCCCTGGGGAAGATACACTAATACATTTAACAATCTCCTTCCGTATTGCTTCAGAAAACTGTTTGGTATCAAAAATTCCTggtgtatctacaactataactTTCTTGTCGCCTCTATCACAATCTTTTTTTCCGCATACTGCTGTAATAGACTGTGGACTATATTCCGATTTGAAACAAGTTTTCCTCAATATACTATTTGCTGTTGCGCTTTTTCCGTTTCCAGTTCTGCCTACAAGGACGATACGTATTTCTTTTTCAAGCTACAAAATCAACAATATAACTGAATAATTAAATTTATCAAGATATTTCTCTTTCCTACATATTAAGTCTAACATAAGCCAGCATTTCACtccaaaaaacaaaatattgtcccCATTTTGGCCCAAAAAAGctacatataaaaataaacccTAAGAGACAAATCTCACGAAAACGGATACAGTTACGTCTGTCTTATTTTTAGTAAAGTTTAAACATATCTTTTTATAGTGGAATCGGACAAAAAGGTATTGTAACTGAtatcaatccctttccacttACCGGTTGCGAGTGCTTCCTTGAAGCGGCATTAGCAttctctttttcgaaatcttcaAGAgtgttttacgtgcaagagatatggctctatTTTAACACGTCCAGTCATTTATCATCCCCTTCTGGCGTTCTACCCACGTTTCTTAAGACTATACTTGCAAATGATTTCAAGGGAAAGCCGAAAAACAGTCACTGAGGTTTCCCTCCGGAGCTTGGATCGAACCAAGAACCTTTGTGTTAAAAGTCCGATGCACTGACCTCTACACCACGGTTCATTTTTTTGCTTCTGGCATCTAgaaaattgacaatgatggttgGTTCAGAACAATCTTTGTGACAAAAGAGTTGATTTTATCTTCGAAATTTGAATCGATCGAAAGACAAAATTCCACTTGTGCCGTCATATTGAGAAAAGTAATTTGTAATAATGAATTCGAAGTATATATCTCTGATACTTTTTTCTCAGAGCTTGCATATGCAAGCATAATTTCTTTACAATAGGTTTGCGGcaaataattaaattaatattattttaagtAAGAGGTCCCATTTCAACTGAGTTttatagatgtaggaagatgtggtgtgagtttgTTCTTAAattgtattgttacaccacttTCTTAGATACGTTGGAGGGATGGCGTCTTCTAACGAGTTAAACATCGACACATCATGTATGTATCCGTCCCAAGACATGAGCCTGTAACGCATAGGTTGTCATGTGTTGCGTTtaagatatttgtttttcagtcattgttttgttcataaattatgctgttagaattgttttacatttgtcatttttaaaaagacatttaTAGCTGTCTTTGTGGTATGGGCTTGCTCATGGTAAAAGGCGTATACTACTAGAAGTAGTTATTAATTTCGGTGTTatttcggtctcttgtggagagttgtcaatgGAATATCATACACATCTTCATTTTATATTCCAAGATTTACTCATCCATTTAACCATTGCAATGACATCACAGTTggtaaaagtaaacaaatatcgTTGATGACGATGGATATTATTTAATTGTTGTGAAGACAATCCTTATCTCTTCTTTTCTTCGAATTCGACATACAGATATCTACGTCTTACCGTGTTAGTACTTTTAAAAAGGAGCATCACGAGCGGTGCCATTTATTAAATAAGGAGAATAATTACGGACTACCATTCCATACACATAAGATAGACCCTTGGTTAGGTTCGTTTTgctctgtttttaatttttagttcgTTTTCGACCTATGAGTTCGATTACTTCTTTATTATGTTTTGCCTCTCTGATACGGCTTAAAGTTTACTCATGATGTACAATAGAATGTATGCAGTTTTCGAAATCTTATTTATGTTAATTTATTTGCATATTTCTTATATAAAGGTGAACCAATAATTTAGATTTTAGGCTTGAATGCTAATTTCGTCAAAATCACACAAAGTCATGCAATGTCCACAAACCATCACTTTTAaacttacaaaataaaaacccttagttttgaatttctattgtttaaataaatgtatatatggtTTATATTGGTTACTTAAATACCCAAAATGGTGTTCATTTTCCTgagtgtaaataaactcatcatagatactaggactaaattttgtatataccccagacgcgcgtttcgtctacaaaacaatTCTAAactttgtaaacagttattttataaatataaccatatcaataataattcatgtcagcacagaaaaTGCcaactactgggctagtgataccctcggggaaataaatctccaccagcagtggcatcgacccagtggtagtaagtaaattcatcatagataccaggaccaaattttgtatatgcgccagacgtgcttttcgtctacaaaagactcaccagtgactctCGAATTCGaaaaagttagaaagccaaataaagtacgaagttgaagagcattgaggaccaaaattcttaaagttttgccaaatccagctaaggtaatctatggctgaggtagaaaagcctaagtatttcaaaaattcttaactttgtaaacagttattttataaatataaccatatcaatgataattcatgtgaGCACAAACAGATGCTAAACGTACTTCATGCTTCAATACTCTTTTTTGACCTTAGAtaacattatttattatttttttatactaaataatAATGCAGAAATTATTATGTGactttgtaaatataattatcTTTCAAAGTACGAATTCCAAATACTTGTATTAGATTTTCTTGGTAGATGGTAACTTCTTTAAATGAAGCTATAAAATCAAGAGTAACGAGACGTAATGTTGAATGTCTTCTTCCGAATGCATTTAAGACGCCACATGAATTCGATAAACCGTAATATAATGTTTGTATCGCAGATGACACGGATGTGTTCTACTACTTGTCAATACTTATTATCTCGACTGACAAATAACCTAATGAGACTTATGACGGATTTTTCACCAGCATGAACAATACAGCGGTTGCTTCATTCAAATCACATACATTTACCTCTTGTGGGCTCAAATTGCCCAATCTTTGATTTTCAATATCATGTGTTATTATTGTCATTGTTGTTTGGATTTTAGTCTTTTACGTTTTGATAATTCTGTTGTCTTTTGGTCGGAGCGCCTGATATTTAAATGAAGGTTTTATATCATCTCTCTTATGTCACGATTTTAGTCTAAATGAGGTGAAAAACAGTTACTTTGGGAAATCAAACAAGGTAAGATCCTAATGCACATAATGTATGTCCCTAGCGGTATATGCATTGTATGAgttttattctaaaatattatttgaaatgaGCATCTTAATTATACAAGAAATAGATACGAGTCATATATTGTAAATGTTTCTATATTTATTGTTTCCCGGAGCTGTATGATTTAACCATTTTTATACCGATAATTCTGTACTTCTGACGACTCAAGACTTACCTCTTCAGGTGATCTATCTACAATTTGTGTGTCTGAAAAAAAGATTCTATTTGTTTAAAAAGTACAGTTttcacatttaaataaattgaaaaagaaaacaaaatagaaCAGAAATTATGATAAATCGAAAGCAACATAACAGAACAGAACATTACATAAAAACACCCGATATGTTGTCTGATTGTCAATATGATTTTCGACCTTGAAAAACCTTCTCAATACGCTTACTTGAAGTACTTAATCAATGGGTGCAAGATGTGAAACAAAATATGTGGACCCTTCTTGAAAAACTGAGATTAATCAAAGGTTTCGGTGAGGTGCGTTTCGTTCACCCTCTCTTACGTGTAAATATTGACTAGAAACTgcaataagaaaaaatattgaactctgaGAATTCAAACCGggagtccccaatcaaatggctaAAATAAAgctaaactagatgtgtcaaagcgacacgaatggcctcgttataaaaagttgaaaaatctgcaatttcaatataaacacatgtggacacaaacatgatagtagtctcacatatcaaaaatcagctcaaaatctggaggagGATAGAGAAaaatccgtataactgtgattttcaataatttatcaaagtccaaagcccgttatTTCAGCGAAAGTATGccgagcggaacgaaacttaagtTTGACCaataactcatcatggttaactcacatactaaAAACACAATATCTGAGGGGcttagaaaaaagtctgtataactgtgattttccacagtttctcaaagtccaaagcccgtaattttcggcaaaaattagtggagcagaacgaaacttaaacttgatctgtaactcatcatagttaactcacatactaaaaatcagcccaatatctgaaggcgtttagaaaacaaAGCCCGTATagctgtgattttcaacaatttcttaaagtccaaagcccgtaatttcggcaaaaattagtggagcggaacgaaacttaaacttgaattgtaacttatcatggttaactcacatataaaaaattagcCAAATATCTAAAGGCGTtaagaaaaaaactctgtatactGGTTTGtttcggaatgacggaattacggaaagAAGTAATTGCGGAATTTCGGACAatggtaaaactatatggcaccgacaactttgttgcagggcaataaaaaaacaacaaaaaaaaaacgaataaacaacaactgtcattctcctgatttggtacatatattttgtaatgtaCTTTGTTAAAGATGCACTTTGTTCGAAATGATCAGGTGTACCTGTAtgatgcaatatatatatatttgttttgtttgttgtgaAAAATCTGTTAACATCTTTGTAAATCGTACACACAAGGAAATCTATAATGGAAAAAAGGCAGATTGACAATTTTTCAATGACATTTGTTTTAATTCTGTATATGTCTATCACTTTGAACCACTCAAAGTCTGAAATatcctatatctgtactcgaatGCACTAATTCTTGCTCTCGACCAGTCTGATTTGGtctgaaatttatttgataatactagactgtagtctgaaccatattCTGAACAGTCTGAACTTGTACCAGAACTGTAGTCGACCAATACTTAAATATTTTGTACGCGTCTAACCCACCCTCGACTTAGAGTgtaccatactcgacctagtctgaaccatgcGCGTCCAAATTCTAATCAACCTAAACATATGTTTTGTATCTATTGAATTACTTAAATTAAGGAACTGTTTATAAAGACAGCTATTTTCGCTGACTACGATTTGAAAATCCATTtggaattaaaaatgtattaaatatacCATTGAAATTAAATTCACAATAAACATAATATAACTTCGACACCATATTAatcaacaattatatatatatatatacaactcgtctaaacatcaacccaacaatgttagatctgtgaatctgctttcgcaaatttttgttcttccctagCTGGGATTCGAACCCCttctactgagatatcgtgacatatatcattgtatatacaagtctaaattgaaaactacgtttaaACCTTTGATTGCGTTAGATAACAACCGcgatttttatacgtgtgcatgttaaacaaatttcgtcgtagaagggtctaaatacagcacaaacaacattttccaaaagttcaaaaaagtgaaaaagtatatttaaacaaaacgtatATGACTTACAGGTCGAACAATTGATGTtatttaaccctgctgactgccattggcgattatcaaataaaattgatcacaagatgtaacaaaattgatcttaatatacatgatataactttgatactaaacagaaaacaataattttatggCCAAGATGTtttgccacaaacataaggtgtcaatatgttttagtacaccagatccagatttcgacaataaatgtctcttcagtgatgttagggatcgaaacggtatttggaagttcatataatttaccctcaatttaagatagtctcttgaatttaaagagtcgatataggatgaacggatcatataaaccggaggaaaaatatgatacaagcccaaacaaaagaaataaacaactCTTAATAGAAAACTACGTTAAAACCTATGATTACGTTGgataaaaccgcaatttttatacgtgtgcatgtaaaacaaacttCGTCGTAGAAGGgcctaaatacagcacaaacaacattttccaaaagaccaaaaaagtgaaaagtatatttaaacaaaacgcatttgactaacaggtcgaacaactgatgttctttaaccctgttgactgccatttgcgattgccaaataagattgatcacaagatgtaacaaaatggatctaaaTATAACTttgatactaaacagaaaacaataaacttgtggccaagatgttttACCACACACATGAGGTGTCAATAATAGTTTAGTACAcaagatccggatttcgacaatagatgtctcttcagtgatgttagggatcgaaatgGTATTTGGATggccatataatttactctcaatttaaggtagactcttgaatttaaagagtcgatataggatgaacggatcatataaactggagggaaaatatgatacaagcctaaacaaaaaatataaataagtctTTAtcgaaaactacgttcaaacctatgattacgTTGgataaaactgcaatttttatacgtgtgcatgtaaaacaattttcgTCGTTGAAGGACTTAagtacagcacaaacaacattttccaaaagaccaaaatttaaaaaaaagtatattgtaacaaaacgcatttgacaaaCAGGTCGACAACCGATGTTCGTTAACCCTGATGACTGCCATTGGcgtttgccaaataaaattgatcacaagatgtaataaaatggaccttaatataactttatttctaaacagaaaataataaacttgtggccaagatgttctACCACAAACataatttatcaatattttttttagtacaccaaATCCGGATCTCAacaataatgtctcttcagtgatgttaaggatcgaaacggtatttgaaaGCCCATATActttaccctcaatttaagatagactcttgaatttaaagagtcgatataggatgaacggatcaaataaactggagggaaaatatgatacaagccaaaacaaaaaaataaataagtcttAATCGAAAACTACGTACAAACCTATGATTCCGTTGGATAataaccgcaatttttatacgtgtgcatgtaaaacaaatttcgtcgtagaagggtctaaaaacagcataaacaaaattttccaaaagaccaaaaaagtgaaaaagtatattcaaacaaaacgcatttgactaacaggtcgacaactggtgttttttttttaaccctgctgactgccattggcgattgccaattaaaattgatcacaagatctAACAAAACGGATCTTAATATAACTTTGATATTCAACAGAAAACAATACACTTGTTGCCAAGATATTTTACCACAAACTTAAGGTTTCAATAAtattttagtacaccagatccggattttgCATATATGTATCTTCATTGATTTTAGGGAtcaaaacggtatttggaaggccatataatttaccttcAATTTAAGAtagacaaacaacattttccaaaagaccaaaaaagtgaaaaagtatatttaaacaaaacgcatttgactaacaggtcgaacaactgatgttctttaaccctgctgactgccattagcgattgcaaaataaatttgatccagaaatgtaacaaaatggatcttaatataacttCAAATCGTCTGCACTGCAGACGTCCCGCTAGACCATACGACCACCTGGGCACTACATTACGAAACCAAATTTAAAAATCTAAcaatgttgggttgatgtttaaacgagttgtatatacataatgtacacagccatgtatcactatcattgatggcgatccgatggatgagactgttgtagagttgtcactgactcagacgtacttatatatatatataacgcaatcataggtttgaacgtagttttcaatttagactcgtgtatatatatatatatcatgtactgcagtacgccgctagatcaaaactgacgtggaaagataacacacggccagcgaaagctctatttttgtagagcccaggtggtcgtgtggtctagcgggacggctgcagtgcaggcgatttggtgtcacgatatcacagtagtaCGGGTTCGAAtctcggcgagggaagaaccaaaaatttgcgaaaacaaatttacagatctaacattgttgggttgatgtttagacgagttgtatatatatggcgacgttttaacaatgtccttgacgacactgccgttggtaacgtttattacgTGCAGTAGTGGAAAATTTACCGTATATCCGTTATCTAAAATGAACGAAccgaacaaatataaaagactggcaaaggaagcacactttataaaggactttcagccAAAAATAAACGGATCTACGTAATcacgtttgatttatctccccttaccgttattgtaacgtaataaacgttaccaacggcagtgtcgtcaaggagattgttaaaacgtcgcctgaagattgccagatggcatgaaagcgctagtgacaatattttaacgaactgttattatttgatgtgaaatgtagtttgcaaattttattatatacattctgtacaccgtgtttatttacttttgatctatatatctatactattaaacgagaagacctcattttgggtgtcgcttctcttctttccacaataaattaatcaacacgcctctgtgtcctataggtaaagtgcatagtcgcatttgtcatccattcatatgattattcagattgagttattttgggagaaaaacgagaaaaagggcatccggatattgtcccgtcattggacaaaattttaagtcagattgtacttccggtttgcgtttctCTGTatatatactacgaataaagtgtattttcagaattctatctgctatcattttcaagtttactatccacgatggtcacagagtttattaaatagagagggtctgtatactatatcataatcaatgaccaccatggatcgattagaaaacttagaattgaaagtaaatacacgtTTAGAgttttattaaatagagagggtctgtatactatatcaatgaccaccatgcaggcgcggatccagagggggggttccgggggttggaaccccccttttttttggacgatcaatgcatttgaatggggacatgtaattggaaccccccttttgtcctgggttaggaacccccctttttaaaatggctggatccgcccctgaccatggatcgattagaaaacttagaattgaaagtaaatacactttatttatatagtgaatgttcataatatacagataagcgctaaaattattcatgtgcacttttgataccttttctgaaattctccagtcattaaatcttttacaaaattcattgattacaaaacaaagaagatgtggtatgattgccatgttgacaactctccacaagagaccaaaatgacacagaaattaacaactataggtcatcgtacgaccttcaacaacgagcaaagaccataccgcatactcagctttaaaaggcaccgaaatgacaatgtaaaacaattcaaacgaga
Protein-coding sequences here:
- the LOC143051998 gene encoding uncharacterized protein LOC143051998; this translates as MASNYNDDDDLNRDDKAEVSSEMCTEKSDAVDTQIVDRSPEELEKEIRIVLVGRTGNGKSATANSILRKTCFKSEYSPQSITAVCGKKDCDRGDKKVIVVDTPGIFDTKQFSEAIRKEIVKCISVSSPGPHAIIYVLSLKNRVTEEEINSFLEIRDIFGEKLFNHVIFLFTGKDELDHQNVTFKYFLRRMPNFFLRVLNKCHYRSIAFNNMPDAPEHEKTQQIDNLFAIITEMTKNAKGKYYTNRMLEIAEKVIFDEFTRLRHIANQTKSDKDDENIRAQIRGNIRDKVLTEGGILRDIEIKLKNFSCSIL